The Nitrosomonas communis genome has a segment encoding these proteins:
- the asd gene encoding aspartate-semialdehyde dehydrogenase, producing MKQVGFVGWRGMVGSVLMQRMREEDDFSLVEPVFFTTSQKGGKGPDIGKDIPPLKDARDVTELKKMDVIVSCQGGDYTNEVIGKLRESGWKGYWIDAASTLRMKDDAVIILDPVNMPVIKQALHEGVKNYIGGNCTVSLMLMAVGGLFEKNMVDWMSAMTYQAASGAGAQNMRELLLQMGETHRVAEDLLSDPASSILDIDREVAEKLRDKEFPVENFGVPLAGSLIPWIDKEVAHGQSREEWKGQAETNKILGHTDKPVPVDGICVRIGSMRCHSQALTIKLKQNIPLDEIEDVIAQSNDWVRVIPNERERTTKELTPVAVTGKLDVHVGRLRKLNMGEEYLSAFTVGDQLLWGAAEPLRRMLRILIQN from the coding sequence ATGAAACAAGTGGGCTTTGTAGGCTGGCGTGGTATGGTAGGTTCTGTTCTCATGCAGCGCATGCGTGAAGAAGATGATTTTTCATTGGTAGAGCCGGTATTTTTCACGACCTCTCAGAAAGGAGGAAAGGGACCGGATATCGGTAAAGATATTCCCCCCCTTAAGGATGCCAGGGATGTGACAGAACTCAAGAAGATGGATGTCATCGTTTCCTGCCAAGGAGGCGATTATACCAATGAGGTTATTGGTAAGTTACGTGAATCAGGTTGGAAAGGTTATTGGATCGATGCAGCATCCACTCTTAGAATGAAAGATGATGCTGTAATCATTCTGGATCCTGTCAATATGCCAGTTATCAAGCAAGCCCTGCATGAGGGTGTAAAGAATTATATCGGGGGTAACTGTACTGTTAGCTTGATGCTGATGGCAGTGGGTGGATTGTTTGAAAAAAATATGGTCGATTGGATGAGTGCGATGACTTATCAAGCGGCTTCGGGGGCAGGCGCTCAAAACATGCGGGAATTACTTCTGCAAATGGGCGAAACCCACCGTGTGGCTGAGGATCTGTTAAGTGATCCAGCCTCAAGCATTTTAGATATTGATCGCGAAGTTGCCGAGAAACTGCGTGACAAAGAATTTCCTGTTGAGAATTTTGGTGTGCCTTTGGCAGGGAGCTTGATTCCCTGGATTGACAAGGAAGTGGCTCATGGGCAGAGTCGTGAAGAATGGAAAGGTCAGGCTGAAACGAATAAAATCCTGGGCCATACTGATAAACCTGTGCCTGTTGATGGTATTTGTGTTCGTATTGGCTCAATGCGCTGTCATAGTCAGGCATTGACAATCAAACTTAAGCAAAACATTCCATTGGATGAAATCGAGGATGTCATTGCTCAGTCAAACGATTGGGTGCGAGTCATTCCTAATGAGCGAGAAAGGACAACAAAGGAGCTCACGCCAGTTGCTGTTACCGGTAAGCTGGATGTTCATGTTGGACGGTTGCGCAAACTTAATATGGGTGAAGAGTATCTTTCCGCCTTCACTGTAGGCGATCAATTGCTGTGGGGAGCAGCGGAGCCGTTACGTAGGATGTTGCGGATACTAATCCAGAACTAA